A region from the Mycobacterium heidelbergense genome encodes:
- the recB gene encoding exodeoxyribonuclease V subunit beta — protein MDRFDLLGPLPRERSTTVLEASAGTGKTFALAGLVTRYLAETDVTLDDMLLITFNRNASRELRERVRGQIVEALSALEGHAPARSDLVEHLVRGGDVAMRARLRDALANFDAATIATTHEFCGRVLKSLGVAGDTAADVRLQESLDDLVTEIVDDLYLARFGRHEDDPVLSYRQALDLARAVVNDPCAQLRPVNPDPDGEAGARLRFAGDVCAELDRRKRRLRILGYDDLLTRLAKALEAEDSPARDRMRRRWRIVLVDEFQDTDPIQWRVLERAFGGHATLILIGDPKQAIYGFRGGDIHTYLMAARSAAGRYTLGINWRSDRPLVDALQTVLKGAALGHPEIVVHDIDAHHDGQRLAGAPHNAPFRLRVVKRPTLGHGAVSGTDTIPIDKLRRYIPSDLAADVAALLAGDATYDGRPVRAGDIAVIVEQHVDARACRDALAAAGIAAVYTGDTDVFQSQAAKDWLCLLEAFDAPQRSGLVRAAACTMFFGETAETLAAEGDALTDRVAGTLRQWLDYARERGIAAVFEAAQRNGMGRRVLAQHGGERHMTDLAHIAELMYETAHRERYSPPALRDWLRRQCDNRTRAREHNRRLDSDAAAVQIMTVFVAKGLQFPIVYLPFAFNRYVRSDDILLYHEDDTRCLYIGGKNDSPERETAKRLNLLEDAQDNLRTTYVALTRAQSQVVAWWAPTKYEVSGGLSRLLRGRGVGESGVPDRCGPDITDEDAWAVFKRWEAVGGPSVEESVIATPPAGHAPEPPPDFAVRHFHRTIDTSWRRTSYSALVRGAEEVAVRVISEPEVGVRDDEVEAVVVAAPAPEHSVASPLAAMPAGAAFGSLVHAVMETADPGVPDLPAELERQVRRHRAWWPVDVDAAELAAALVPMHDTPLGPLAEGVTLRRIGVRDRLRELGFEIPLAGGDRRGPAPHVTVSDVGELLRLHLPAADPLAPYADRLMSAGLGDQSLRGYLAGSIDVVLRLPGQRYLVVDYKTNHLGDTAADYGFARLTEAMLHSDYPLQALLYTVVLHRFLRWRVSDYDPARHVGGVLYLFVRGMCGADTPVHDGHPAGVFGWNPPPELVVALSDLLDAGRRAA, from the coding sequence ATGGATCGCTTCGACCTGTTGGGGCCGCTGCCCCGGGAGCGCTCCACCACCGTGCTGGAGGCCAGCGCCGGCACCGGAAAGACATTCGCGCTGGCCGGACTGGTCACCCGCTATCTCGCCGAGACCGACGTCACCCTCGACGACATGCTGCTGATCACGTTCAACCGCAACGCCAGCCGCGAGCTTCGGGAACGCGTCCGCGGCCAGATCGTCGAGGCGCTGTCCGCGTTGGAGGGCCACGCGCCGGCCCGCAGCGACCTGGTCGAGCATCTGGTGCGCGGCGGCGACGTGGCCATGCGGGCGCGGCTGCGCGACGCGCTGGCCAACTTCGACGCGGCCACCATCGCCACCACCCACGAGTTCTGCGGACGGGTCCTGAAATCGCTTGGCGTGGCCGGTGATACCGCCGCCGACGTGAGGCTGCAGGAAAGCCTCGACGACCTGGTCACCGAGATCGTCGACGACCTGTACCTCGCCCGCTTCGGGCGCCACGAAGACGACCCGGTGCTGAGCTACCGGCAGGCGCTCGACCTCGCCCGGGCGGTCGTGAACGACCCCTGCGCGCAGCTGCGCCCGGTCAATCCCGACCCGGACGGCGAAGCCGGCGCCCGGCTCCGGTTCGCCGGCGACGTGTGCGCCGAGCTCGATCGGCGCAAGCGGCGGCTACGCATACTCGGCTACGACGACCTGCTCACCCGGCTCGCGAAAGCCCTTGAAGCAGAAGACTCCCCGGCCCGCGACCGGATGCGGCGGCGCTGGCGAATCGTGCTGGTCGACGAGTTCCAGGACACCGACCCCATCCAGTGGCGCGTCCTGGAACGCGCGTTCGGCGGGCACGCGACGCTGATCCTGATCGGCGACCCCAAGCAGGCCATCTACGGGTTCCGCGGCGGCGACATCCACACCTACCTAATGGCCGCTCGCTCCGCCGCCGGTCGCTACACGCTGGGCATCAACTGGCGCAGCGACCGGCCGCTCGTCGACGCCCTGCAAACGGTGCTGAAGGGCGCGGCGCTGGGCCACCCCGAGATCGTCGTGCACGACATCGACGCCCACCACGACGGGCAGCGGCTGGCCGGGGCGCCGCACAACGCGCCGTTTCGGCTGCGCGTCGTCAAACGCCCCACCCTGGGCCATGGCGCCGTCTCGGGCACCGACACCATCCCGATAGACAAGTTGCGCCGGTACATTCCGTCCGATCTGGCGGCGGACGTCGCCGCGCTGCTGGCCGGCGACGCGACCTACGACGGCCGTCCGGTGCGGGCCGGGGACATCGCGGTGATCGTCGAGCAGCACGTCGACGCCCGGGCGTGCCGGGATGCGTTGGCGGCGGCCGGGATTGCGGCCGTCTACACCGGCGACACCGACGTGTTCCAGTCTCAGGCCGCCAAGGACTGGCTGTGCCTGCTGGAGGCCTTCGACGCCCCACAGCGCAGCGGTCTGGTCCGCGCCGCCGCGTGCACGATGTTCTTCGGGGAAACCGCGGAAACCCTTGCCGCCGAGGGCGACGCGCTCACCGACCGCGTGGCCGGCACGCTGCGGCAGTGGCTCGACTACGCGCGCGAGCGCGGGATAGCGGCGGTTTTCGAGGCCGCGCAGCGAAACGGCATGGGGCGACGCGTGCTCGCCCAGCACGGCGGCGAGCGGCACATGACCGACCTGGCGCACATCGCCGAGCTGATGTACGAGACCGCGCATCGCGAGCGCTACAGCCCGCCCGCGCTGCGGGATTGGCTGCGCCGCCAGTGTGACAATCGCACCCGTGCGCGCGAGCACAATCGGCGCCTGGACAGCGACGCCGCCGCGGTGCAGATCATGACCGTGTTTGTGGCCAAGGGACTGCAGTTTCCGATCGTGTACCTGCCGTTCGCATTCAATCGCTATGTCCGCAGCGACGACATCCTGCTCTACCACGAGGACGACACCCGTTGCCTCTACATCGGCGGCAAAAACGACAGCCCCGAACGCGAGACGGCCAAACGGCTGAATCTGCTCGAGGACGCCCAAGACAACCTCCGCACCACCTACGTCGCGCTCACCCGGGCGCAATCCCAGGTGGTCGCGTGGTGGGCGCCCACCAAATACGAAGTAAGCGGCGGACTTTCACGCCTGCTGCGCGGCCGCGGCGTCGGCGAGTCGGGGGTGCCGGATCGGTGCGGGCCGGATATCACCGACGAGGACGCCTGGGCGGTGTTCAAACGGTGGGAGGCGGTCGGCGGTCCGTCGGTGGAGGAATCGGTGATCGCCACACCACCGGCCGGCCACGCGCCCGAACCGCCGCCCGACTTCGCGGTGCGGCATTTCCACCGCACCATCGACACCTCCTGGCGGCGGACCTCGTATTCCGCGCTGGTGCGTGGCGCCGAAGAGGTGGCGGTCCGGGTGATCAGCGAACCCGAGGTGGGCGTGCGCGACGACGAGGTGGAAGCGGTCGTCGTCGCGGCGCCGGCGCCCGAACATTCGGTCGCGTCACCGCTGGCGGCCATGCCCGCCGGCGCGGCGTTCGGTTCCCTGGTGCACGCGGTGATGGAGACCGCCGATCCCGGTGTCCCCGACCTGCCCGCCGAGCTCGAGCGGCAGGTGCGACGGCACCGCGCATGGTGGCCGGTCGACGTCGACGCCGCCGAGCTGGCCGCCGCGTTGGTGCCGATGCATGACACACCGCTGGGCCCGCTGGCGGAAGGCGTGACGCTACGGCGGATCGGCGTGCGGGATCGGCTGCGCGAGCTGGGATTCGAGATCCCGTTGGCCGGGGGTGATCGGCGCGGCCCCGCTCCGCATGTGACGGTGTCCGACGTCGGCGAACTGCTGCGGTTGCACCTGCCCGCCGCCGACCCGCTGGCGCCGTACGCCGACCGGCTGATGTCCGCCGGGTTGGGCGACCAGTCGCTGCGCGGGTATTTGGCCGGGTCGATCGACGTCGTGCTGCGGCTGCCCGGTCAGCGTTACCTGGTCGTCGATTACAAGACCAACCACCTCGGTGACACCGCCGCCGATTACGGCTTCGCGCGCCTGACCGAGGCCATGCTGCACTCCGACTACCCGCTGCAGGCGCTGTTGTATACCGTTGTGCTGCATCGGTTCCTGCGCTGGCGGGTGTCGGACTACGATCCGGCGCGGCATGTGGGCGGGGTTCTGTACCTGTTCGTGCGGGGCATGTGCGGTGCCGACACCCCGGTCCACGACGGACACCCGGCCGGCGTGTTCGGCTGGAACCCGCCGCCCGAGCTGGTGGTGGCGCTGTCGGATCTGCTCGACGCGGGGAGGCGGGCGGCATGA